A stretch of the Clostridium fungisolvens genome encodes the following:
- a CDS encoding 4Fe-4S binding protein — MSSVNKATNEKEKPSTELDGKNLLDNKRFAKFIRSKWYPGVFQIFVGAVFAFIVFELLVGPDKAHDNFGTAGTWVLWWPILPILLFLTGRFWCAICPFGALSDVVQKFVGSKKPVPKFLKKYGVWLIDAMFLAITWSDHVFGVVENPRGSGTLLLLITLGVVFCGAFFERRTWCRYLCFLGGLSSNYSRAGILQLRGTKEKCSKCTVAACYKGTDKAPGCPMFEFPKTMESNSNCNICGNCVKNCPNNSIKISFRKPTQELWFIRKPQLEVSFLAVVIMGIVFVQNVTMLKIWDGMLTWLENVTGTQSYFVTFTITFIVAMAIPILLLALAGYIAKLFNGDSVKANFTKFGYALIPLDLAAHIAHNLFHLLAEGKSIGYTFMGLFGVEMHGASTAILDDPTIQALQFILIAIGTLGSIYTAYKIAKNNYKEKKTSVTVVYTVLLILLAIANILLFSLPMAMRM; from the coding sequence ATGAGCAGTGTAAATAAAGCTACTAATGAAAAGGAAAAGCCTTCAACTGAGTTAGATGGGAAAAATTTATTAGATAATAAAAGATTTGCAAAGTTTATTAGAAGTAAGTGGTATCCAGGAGTATTTCAAATATTTGTAGGAGCAGTTTTTGCATTTATTGTGTTCGAGCTATTAGTTGGTCCAGATAAAGCTCATGATAATTTCGGAACAGCAGGAACTTGGGTACTATGGTGGCCAATCCTTCCTATATTATTGTTCCTTACAGGAAGGTTCTGGTGTGCAATATGTCCGTTTGGAGCATTAAGTGATGTTGTCCAAAAGTTTGTTGGAAGTAAAAAGCCAGTACCTAAGTTTTTAAAAAAGTACGGAGTATGGTTAATAGATGCAATGTTCTTAGCTATAACTTGGAGCGATCATGTATTTGGTGTAGTTGAAAATCCAAGAGGTTCTGGAACACTATTATTATTAATAACTTTAGGAGTTGTATTTTGTGGAGCATTTTTTGAACGTAGAACTTGGTGTAGATATCTTTGCTTCCTAGGTGGGTTATCTTCAAACTATTCTAGAGCAGGAATATTACAACTTAGAGGAACTAAAGAAAAATGTTCAAAATGTACAGTAGCAGCTTGTTACAAAGGTACTGATAAGGCACCAGGATGTCCAATGTTTGAATTTCCTAAAACTATGGAAAGTAACTCTAATTGCAACATTTGTGGTAACTGCGTTAAAAACTGTCCTAATAACTCTATCAAGATATCCTTTAGAAAACCGACTCAAGAATTGTGGTTCATAAGAAAACCTCAATTAGAAGTTTCATTCTTGGCCGTTGTAATCATGGGCATTGTTTTCGTACAAAATGTTACTATGCTTAAGATATGGGATGGCATGTTAACATGGTTAGAAAATGTTACTGGGACACAAAGTTATTTTGTAACCTTTACTATAACTTTCATAGTGGCTATGGCTATACCAATACTTTTATTAGCATTAGCAGGCTATATAGCTAAATTGTTTAATGGTGACTCAGTTAAAGCTAATTTCACTAAATTTGGTTATGCCCTAATACCTTTAGATTTAGCAGCACATATAGCGCATAACTTATTCCATCTATTAGCTGAAGGAAAATCTATAGGATATACATTCATGGGGTTATTCGGAGTTGAGATGCATGGTGCTTCAACAGCAATTCTTGACGATCCAACTATACAAGCATTGCAATTTATATTGATAGCAATTGGAACCTTAGGCTCCATATATACTGCATATAAAATTGCAAAGAACAATTATAAAGAAAAGAAGACAAGCGTTACGGTGGTATATACTGTTCTGTTGATATTACTTGCAATAGCTAATATATTACTATTCTCATTGCCTATGGCTATGCGTATGTAG
- the menA gene encoding 1,4-dihydroxy-2-naphthoate octaprenyltransferase, which produces MNIININFKMLIRAARPFSLTGSVIPVTLGAMLTINQSRFNVAYFIFSVIGIVLLQAAVNLLNDHDDFINNVDTKDSYCSSGVVVEGLITADAVRKTGIIALVLGCIVGLILAYFRGSMILIIGIIGAICGYFYTGKPLALKYRGLGAPLVFIIFGPLMTLGSYYVQVQELGLKALLVSIPVGLLTTAILHANDIRDIRNDSKAGIKTLSIVVGRKNADRIYISLIVFAYISIPLISFYNYIPYLSLICLLTIPKAAKNIKKLTSSNNENKIIADLDKETAKLQSQFGVLLILSMLVSIAIL; this is translated from the coding sequence GTGAATATCATAAATATAAATTTTAAAATGTTGATTAGGGCTGCAAGGCCCTTTTCCTTAACAGGTTCAGTAATTCCAGTAACCTTAGGTGCAATGCTTACTATTAATCAATCCAGATTTAATGTAGCATATTTTATTTTTTCGGTTATTGGAATTGTGTTATTACAAGCAGCTGTAAATCTATTAAATGATCATGACGATTTTATAAATAATGTAGATACAAAAGACTCATATTGTTCTAGCGGAGTAGTTGTTGAAGGGCTTATAACGGCTGATGCAGTAAGAAAAACAGGAATTATTGCTTTAGTATTGGGTTGTATAGTAGGTTTAATTTTAGCCTATTTTAGGGGCAGCATGATTCTGATTATTGGAATAATAGGTGCTATTTGTGGGTACTTCTACACTGGAAAACCATTAGCATTAAAATATAGAGGATTGGGTGCACCATTAGTTTTTATAATTTTTGGACCATTGATGACATTGGGATCATACTACGTTCAAGTACAAGAATTAGGATTAAAAGCTTTGTTGGTTTCAATCCCTGTTGGATTACTAACAACTGCTATCTTACATGCCAATGATATTAGAGACATAAGGAATGATAGTAAAGCTGGTATTAAGACCTTGTCAATTGTAGTTGGAAGAAAAAATGCAGATAGGATATATATTAGTTTAATTGTATTTGCTTATATTTCTATTCCACTAATAAGTTTTTATAATTATATTCCTTATTTAAGTTTAATTTGTTTGTTAACAATACCTAAGGCAGCTAAAAATATTAAAAAGTTAACATCAAGTAATAATGAAAATAAAATAATTGCAGATCTTGATAAAGAAACAGCAAAGCTTCAAAGCCAATTTGGAGTGCTTTTAATTTTATCTATGTTAGTTTCGATTGCAATACTATAG
- a CDS encoding CPBP family intramembrane glutamic endopeptidase, with protein MGELKRSEKLAISSLIIVPLVWFVIFVVKPFNFWGEMSIAILFLGSIAVVADRKLLSLSLKKLTLRNILVGIGSAIILYFIFYVGNIVSGYLFPFKDAQITSVYSNRSQGSSVFIGFLLLFIIGPGEEIYWRGFIQNTLSKKFGENKGYVIATLLYAGVHIITFNFMLIVAALVCGIFWGWIYKKERNIVTIIISHALWDLIIFVLFPLM; from the coding sequence ATGGGAGAACTCAAAAGAAGCGAAAAGCTGGCTATAAGTTCATTAATTATTGTTCCGTTAGTATGGTTTGTAATATTTGTGGTTAAGCCATTCAACTTCTGGGGAGAAATGAGTATAGCAATTCTCTTCTTAGGTAGTATTGCTGTAGTTGCAGATAGAAAGCTATTGTCACTGTCACTGAAAAAATTGACTCTTCGAAATATTCTCGTAGGAATAGGTTCAGCTATAATTCTGTATTTTATTTTCTATGTTGGTAATATTGTTTCAGGATATTTATTTCCTTTTAAAGATGCACAAATAACATCTGTTTACAGTAATAGATCTCAAGGAAGTTCAGTTTTTATTGGATTTTTGTTACTATTTATCATTGGGCCAGGAGAAGAAATATACTGGAGGGGTTTCATACAAAATACTCTCTCAAAAAAGTTTGGAGAAAATAAGGGATATGTAATTGCAACATTACTATATGCTGGTGTACATATAATAACATTTAATTTCATGCTTATTGTCGCAGCTTTAGTATGCGGGATATTTTGGGGATGGATTTATAAGAAGGAAAGAAATATTGTAACTATTATAATATCTCATGCACTTTGGGATTTAATCATATTTGTTTTATTTCCTTTAATGTAG
- the ubiE gene encoding bifunctional demethylmenaquinone methyltransferase/2-methoxy-6-polyprenyl-1,4-benzoquinol methylase UbiE, which produces MAEIKADVQGIFSSIAKRYDMLNSILTLNIDKLWRKKAIKLSGIKKDDKVLDLCCGTGQMIDYECKAVGKNTSVIGIDFSQEMLDVGKERLEYLAKDYMFELIKGSILELPFEDNTVDCITIAFGLRNIQDTNKALSEMYRVLKPNGKVICLELSKPNRLILNKVYNLYFNNVLPVIGYIGTGDKKAYYYLRDSVNNFMTKEQLKLQFQKNGFKNTGYKSLSLGISSIHYGIK; this is translated from the coding sequence ATGGCTGAAATTAAAGCAGATGTTCAAGGCATATTTTCATCTATTGCTAAAAGATACGATATGCTAAATTCTATATTAACTTTGAATATTGATAAGTTATGGAGAAAAAAAGCTATAAAATTAAGCGGAATAAAAAAAGATGATAAAGTACTAGATTTGTGCTGTGGAACAGGTCAAATGATAGATTATGAATGTAAAGCAGTAGGTAAAAATACTTCTGTTATAGGGATAGATTTTAGTCAGGAAATGCTTGACGTAGGAAAGGAAAGACTTGAATATCTAGCTAAGGATTACATGTTTGAGTTAATAAAAGGAAGTATTTTAGAATTGCCTTTTGAAGATAACACTGTTGATTGTATAACTATTGCCTTTGGACTTAGAAATATTCAGGACACAAACAAGGCATTATCAGAAATGTATAGAGTTTTAAAGCCAAATGGCAAAGTAATATGCTTAGAGCTTTCAAAACCCAATAGATTGATTTTAAATAAGGTATACAACTTGTATTTTAATAATGTACTACCAGTGATAGGGTATATAGGAACAGGTGACAAAAAAGCATATTACTACCTTAGAGATTCTGTAAATAATTTTATGACAAAAGAACAGCTTAAGTTGCAGTTTCAGAAAAATGGCTTTAAAAATACTGGCTATAAGTCTTTATCACTTGGAATTTCATCTATACATTATGGGATTAAATAA
- a CDS encoding four-helix bundle copper-binding protein — protein sequence MAVSTLVKNNYQKCIDECSKCAQACYECFDACINEPDLNARRSCVKLLVECAKMCEMSVGLMFMNAQFAKEHCKMCATICDACAKECSMFKDEHCQKCADECRTCADECRRMAGM from the coding sequence ATGGCAGTATCAACATTGGTAAAAAACAACTATCAAAAGTGTATTGATGAATGTAGTAAATGTGCTCAAGCATGTTATGAATGTTTTGATGCATGTATAAATGAGCCTGACTTAAACGCAAGAAGAAGTTGCGTAAAGCTTCTTGTAGAATGTGCAAAAATGTGCGAAATGTCAGTAGGACTTATGTTTATGAATGCACAATTTGCAAAAGAGCATTGTAAAATGTGTGCTACAATTTGCGATGCATGTGCAAAAGAGTGTTCTATGTTTAAAGATGAGCACTGTCAAAAATGTGCTGATGAATGTAGAACATGCGCTGATGAATGTAGGAGAATGGCTGGTATGTAA